A part of Winslowiella toletana genomic DNA contains:
- a CDS encoding ABC transporter substrate-binding protein → MRAFLLLLLIFSNCVFARQITDLDGRQVEIPDNPQRIVLGESRMLYTLALLEPGYPAAKIVGWPADLAKYDAQTWSLYQQKFPQINQITQLGSGSVRELNAESVLKLTPDLVILPRLAKTGNEEAAFRQLMQQAGIPVITIDLRVDLLNNTVPSIKILGEVLNQQQRARDFIAFYQQHMERIRQRIADYQGPKTRVMLHLHLGRRDTCCTTAVNGNLGQLLAFAGGDNIAAPVVKGVFGELNQEAVLAANPQVYIATGMAGPAAKAKTLQLGPQVSAQQAQQSFRQIMQAQPIISQLAAVRQGRAWDLWHNFYLNPYHVVATEFFAKALYPQLFADVDPQQTMQQLYQQFLPLDFSGTFWSQLPQ, encoded by the coding sequence ATGCGTGCCTTTCTTTTACTGTTGCTGATCTTCAGCAACTGCGTTTTCGCCAGACAAATCACCGATCTTGATGGACGGCAGGTTGAAATTCCGGATAACCCGCAGCGCATCGTGCTGGGTGAAAGCCGGATGCTGTATACCCTCGCGCTGCTGGAACCGGGTTATCCGGCGGCTAAAATCGTCGGCTGGCCTGCGGACCTGGCTAAGTATGATGCGCAAACCTGGTCGCTGTATCAGCAGAAATTCCCGCAAATTAATCAGATTACCCAGCTGGGTTCCGGCAGCGTGCGCGAGCTGAATGCCGAAAGCGTGCTGAAACTGACGCCGGATCTGGTGATCCTGCCGCGGCTGGCGAAAACCGGCAATGAAGAGGCCGCTTTCAGACAGCTGATGCAGCAGGCGGGTATTCCGGTGATCACCATCGATCTGCGCGTCGATCTGCTGAATAACACGGTTCCCAGCATCAAAATATTAGGCGAAGTGCTTAATCAGCAGCAGCGCGCGCGTGATTTTATCGCTTTCTATCAGCAACATATGGAACGCATCCGTCAGCGTATCGCCGACTATCAGGGCCCCAAAACCCGGGTGATGTTGCATCTGCATTTAGGCCGTCGCGACACCTGCTGCACCACGGCGGTAAACGGCAACCTTGGTCAGCTGCTGGCGTTTGCCGGTGGCGACAATATTGCCGCACCGGTAGTTAAAGGGGTGTTCGGTGAGTTAAACCAGGAAGCGGTGCTGGCGGCGAACCCGCAGGTGTATATCGCCACCGGCATGGCTGGGCCGGCCGCTAAAGCGAAAACCCTGCAGCTTGGCCCGCAGGTCAGCGCACAGCAGGCACAACAGAGTTTCCGCCAGATTATGCAGGCGCAGCCGATTATCAGTCAGCTGGCGGCAGTCAGGCAGGGACGCGCCTGGGATTTGTGGCATAACTTCTACCTGAATCCTTACCACGTTGTCGCTACCGAGTTTTTTGCCAAAGCCCTCTATCCACAACTGTTTGCCGACGTTGATCCGCAACAAACCATGCAACAACTTTACCAGCAGTTTTTACCGCTGGATTTCTCAGGGACCTTCTGGAGTCAGTTACCACAATGA